The nucleotide window AGGGCAGGCCAGCCTGGGGACAGCCACATGCCTGGGGGAGCTGCCAGAGGACCAGCATCCCCCCAGGGCCCCAGCTGGCAGGGTGGCACCGGGAGATCTGCCAGCTGCAGGCTGCCTGCcaagggctctgccagccccaggagggATGAAGCGGGTGATCATGGGGCTTAGAAGGGACAGGGCAGGGGGCACCCTGTCGCTGGGATGGCACTGCTGGAAGGGCACTGGTGTGTCCAGTTCCTACCAACACTGGTGGGAATCAGGTGCTGTGTGGGTTTGTGGAGGAACTGCTCTTGTTGAGCCATTGACCAGGGATCCCTCTTTTCACAGCTCCCCCAAGTCAGAGTGCTGGAGGTAGAGGGATGAGTCACCCTCCAAAACACACCTTCCCCTCTGTCCCCTTGCCCCAGGCACCCTGTGCATGTCACCACCCGGGGCCAGCCCTGTCCTGGCATTTGGGTGGGCAGGGGTTGGCCTGGCATGGGGCAAGGGGAGGCGGGGAGTCCCCTGAACAGGGAGGGTGCCACTCCTCTGCTGCCAGAATCCCCCGCTGGCTGCGGCTGCGGCTGTGAGCGGCAGGTCCGGGCAGGGGAAAGATGCTTGGAATTCGTGTCCTGGAGCAGAGAGAGACAGCAGCAAATACTAATAATAAATAATCCTGCAGGGTGGAGGCTGTGCCGGCTGAGAgaggggggcaggcagtgccCCTTGGCAAAGCAGGTATCGGGGAAGAGAGGGCAGCACAGCTTTGTCACTGTGGCCCTGAAGAGGGCCAAGTGGCACTCACGATGTCCcttgcagctcctctctcccagtGCCAGCTTGCAGCTGGGGATGAGATTTTTACTGCTTGAAGTGACATTGCAGGTTACTGTGAGGAAGCTGTGGGTACCACCTGGTCACCCAGGGCCACCCATGATCTCTGAGCTCCCCTCTTTCCTATGGGGCACACTCATCCTTGCAAGGACAGGCAGGAGGTTTGTTACCCCTAGCACCCTACAGCAGGGGTGGAGGAATGCTGGCAAGGCCTGGCCATCTCCCAAATTCTGCATATCTGCTTGCAAGAGACAtctcctgccccaggcagcctgctccagagTGGGTGCATCACCCAGGGAACAGCACCCAGTACAGACAAAAGGGGAGAAGGAGAGCTCCGAGACCCCACAAAGTGTCAGCAGGGGAGGACACTTTGCTTGCAGAGCCTTTGCCAGAGCTGACCCCACATCCTGGCCCCATCTGTCCTCCTGCAGATATCCGGGAGACAGCGTTTGTGTACGCCATCACAGCAGCCGGGGTGAGCCACGCTATCACGCAGGCCTGCAGCATGGGCGAGCTGCTGCAGTGCGGCTGTGAGCTGACCCGCAGCCGGGCGCCCCCCTCGCCCACGGCTGGCCCAGGCACCGAGGGCACAGCCTGGGAGTGGGGGGGCTGCGGGGACGACGTGCAGTTTGGCTACGAGAAGTCCCAGCAGTTCATGGATGCCAAGAGCAAGAAAGGCAAAAATGACATCCGAGCCCTTATCGACCTACACAACAATGAAGCGGGACGCTTGGTAAGGCCCTCGTGCTCCCCCGtgtctccatccacctcaccctCCACCTTTATCTCTCCCAAACCATGTGCCTGTACCAATTTTGGGTGAACTATGGACCCAATATCTTTCAGGTGGTCTTTGCAGGTACTTTGAAAACCCCCCCGTTCCTCCCCCTTGGCTCCTCAGCACCCTCTCTTGTGTCAGGGCAGGGTTTAGACAGGGGGTGCTGGCCAGGGAGGCAGGAGACATTACGCCACATTCTGGAGTGTattaagaaaagtgtggccagcaggtcaagggaagttctctcccccctctactctgccttgctGAGGCTTCTTCaacagtcctgtgtccagttctgagcttcccagctcaagagggacagggaactgctggagagagtccagtgaagggctactaagatgatcagggaggGGAATGGAGCACCtctcttgtgaggaaaggctgagaaacctggggctggttagcctggagaagactaagtGGGGTCTTACAGGTACTTAAAGAATGGATGTCAGGaaatttttctgtagtgtccagtgacaggactagggataacagacaaactggaacacaaaaagttccacttaaacacaaggagaaacttctttggtgttgaggtgagggagccttgtcacaggctgcccagggagggtgtggagtctccttctctggaggtttccaaacccaccagGGCCCACCTGAGTGACAcgatggaggtgaacctgctttatcaggggtttgggctggatgatctctagaggtcccttccaaccctgaccattctgtgattctatgattccacggCCGAGGGCTGAGCATCGCTGTCTCTTCTACAGGCAGTGCGCAGCTACATGAGGACAGAGTGCAAATGCCACGGGCTGTCGGGCTCCTGCACGCTGCGGACCTGCTGGCGGAAGATGCCGCATTTCCGCGAGGTGGGGGACCGCCTGCTCGAGCGCTTCAACGGCGCCTTCAAGGTGATGGGAGGCAACGACGGGAAAACCCTCATCCCCGTGGGCGACAACATCAAGCCTCCTGACAAGCAGGACCTCATCTACTCGGCTGACTCGCCCGATTTCTGCTCGGCTAACCGTAAGACGGGCTCGCTGGGCACCCGGGGCCGCGTCTGCAACAGCACAGCCATGGACACGAGCGGGTGCGACCTGCTGTGCTGCGGGCGAGGGCACCGGGACGAGACGGTGGTGCTGGAGGAGAACTGCCTTTGCCGCTTCCACTGGTGCTGCGTGGTGCAGTGCCGCAAGTGCTCCGTCCGTCAGGAGCTCAGCCTCTGCGTCTGACGGACCGGCCTCGGGCGAGGAGGACAATTTAGGGCGCAGTCCCCAGGCTCACGCTGTGGCCGTCCCCAGGACAGAGACAGGCTGAGGCAGCGGTAGGGAcgatgtgagtgagcccggctCTGCCCCCCGGGGAGTGCCGGCTGCCCCAGGGAACACCGTGGGGCTGCCTGGCACACCCACGGCCCCGCGGTGGGGGCTGCGGGCACGGAGCTTCCACTAATAAAGCTATTTAAAGCCGGTGTGCCACGGAGCTtcctggggagggctgggaagcGCTCATCGCCGTACCGGGACGGGACCGCCCCCAGAGCTGTCCTGTCCTGCCCTGGCCGTGAGTACGGATCAGCCCGCCCCCCACCAGCCTCCTGTTCTTGCTGGTCGTGATACTGCCTCAGTTTTTTATCCActctcagattttcttttctatccACTCTGCTTTTCTCCGTGGCTGTACAGCCAGAACACGGATGTGGATTAGAGCAAgtgccctgctctgcagcttcctGGCTGGTTGGCTGATCTCCCATCATCCATGGCCACTGTCACTTGCGGATGCCAGTTTGTGTACTGCCACCATCTGATCTGGAGTGTTTGTGGTGACCTCCAGTCCATGATCCCCTCCTGCAGGAGGTACAGCTACCTGTCCTGATGCTGTGGTGGTGCACTGTGAGTTTCTGGAAGGTATTCTTTTCACTCTGTCTTCAGGCACCGCCGTTGCAGCCCCCACCACAGGGCTTGGCATGGAGAAGCCCTGCTCGGCACAGACACTTGGTGGCATGCGAGGCATCTGCTTGGCATGCCGTGGGGCCACGTGCAGCCTCACCTGACTGGCATGGTGCCAGGTATGTCTTGGTAACCTGAACAGTTTGTGCCCCTCATTGGGCAAACACAGGGCAAGGAACAGCCCGCCTGGCTGCCATCTCACTGCTCCAGAGGCTCCAGGGTCTCCAAGTGGGTCCCTGCCATGCTGCAAGGAGCTCACGGGAGCTGGTTTCTCTGCTTTGCACAATGTAAGGGTTTGGTAATTGCAGAGGGGAGTATCTGCATGTGGTGCTCACTCGGCTGGCAATGCCACACTGGGCAGAGGAGCCCAGAGGGATGTAAGCAGAGCTGAAGGCTGGGCAGAGGAGTCCACGCTCCTGTGCCTGCCCTCCACTCTATAGCAACACAGGGCACAAAGCAATGCCTTTGCCCTCCAGGCAGGGCAGGAATTAAGCTcacactctgcagagctgggggagctgcAGTGCGGTGCCCACAATGCCCCCTAGCTGagccctcctcctctgcccccaggcagcagtggggagggcaggggcagcagggtgCTGGTGAACCTTGGCCCATTGAGTGCTGAGGCAGGAACCTCTGCATCTGTGCTGAAGCTTTGCAGCTGGAAATTCCCTCCTGGCTTGCCCACAGCAGCGCTGGGAGAGGGGAGGCACACAGGGCTCCCAGGAACTCCTGTGGGAATACACGGGAGGGTTGTGAGCAGGTTGTGAGGTGGGTGCCTGTGCCTACAAGCACCTCGGTGTGCCTGCATGTGCGTGCACAGCTAACACATCTCTGCATGTTCACagccatgtgtgtgtgtgtgagctcgTGTGTACACCCAGTGCCGCGTGTCAGCCCCTCATGGGTGTGCACACCCAGTGCTGTGTGTCAATCCCTCATAGATGTTCACACCTAGCGCTGTGTGTCAACCCCTCATGGATGTGCAAACACAGTGGGCCCCGTGTCTGCACACACAACAGTGAGCAGACAGCAACTTgccagagtgtgtgtgtgccgGTGACACCAGCCCTGTGGGTgcatgtgtgtgagtgtgtgtgtttgcaagAGTCTCAGGGTGTTTGTGCAGGTATGTCTGGGTCAGGGGAGACAAGCATGGGTGCAGGAGACCCCTTCAGGAAGAGAGATGCAGAGGTGCAGGGTCTGTGCTGGGGGCTTTGACGACCCATTTCACAGTTCAATGAGGTCCCTTTGAGCTAGAAACATGGGAGCACACCTCAAGCGTTTGACTGCCCACCAGACCTCAGCTTAGGCAGGTCCTGTGAACCTTTGGGTGACCTCTACCCCGCCCTGGAGCCATTCCAGGCTGAGGCTAGTTATACTGGGGGATTCTCAATCTCTCTGTGAGGTTTCAGAGTCCTGACTCTGACCTTCAGCAAGCTCCTTCTCAGGAatttgcctcagtttccctacAATAGGCTGCTTTCATGCTCCTGGCTACATGCACATGGCTCTGGAGGTCTGGGTCATGGATGAACCCTGGGGAAGACAGGTAGTTCTTTTAAGTAAGGGATCTGACCTGTGGCCTCTGCCATTGTCCCAAATCACAGCTCCTGAAGGCAGGAGACCACAAAAGCTAAAAATGTAGAggggaaagaagatggaaaatgGAGTTAGCAAGAGGGCAAGTGGTTCTCACTTGGAGAGAGGCACATGGACATTGATTGTGGGGTGACTCCTTTGTATCCTCAGGATATCTCCAAGTGCTCTGCCCACTGGGAAGGAGAGTTATCTCTTGTGGGGGCTGTCAACTCCCTCCCACTATTCCCCTCTGTCCCTGGGCTGACAGAGCCAAATCCATTGCCTTGGCAGCCAGGAGAGACCATGGCATAGGCAAGTGATGCCAGCAGTCAGGCAGGGACAGGACCTGCTCTAGGGAGGACGGACCAGCTGGCAGAGCCCCTTAGCAATCTCTCAGCTTCCCAGACCCCTATCAGCCTGTCTGGCTACCAAAACCTCCAGAGGCTCCACGAATCTTCCACTAGGCCCCCAGATCAGACCCCTAGAAGCACTCCAGCAGTCCCTAGGGGTCCCTCATCCCCTAACTCACTCCCCAGAACTGCCTCCCTCCTGTATTCGTAAAGATTCTCCAGATCCCAATCAGCCTGTTGAAGAGCCTCAGGACCCCGCAGCCCCCAGCTCGGGGCAGGGAGAGGGCGGTGTGCAGCATCCCGGCTGTCGCCTCGGCAACCCGGGAtgcggggcggggccgcggcggcgcggcggggccgccag belongs to Colius striatus isolate bColStr4 chromosome 11, bColStr4.1.hap1, whole genome shotgun sequence and includes:
- the WNT6 gene encoding protein Wnt-6, whose product is MLPSSRTQLGLFFILLCPANIIGLWWAVGSPLVMDPNSICRKTKRLAGKQAELCQLEPEIVQEVAKGTKLGIRECQYQFRFRRWNCTSHSKYFGKILQQDIRETAFVYAITAAGVSHAITQACSMGELLQCGCELTRSRAPPSPTAGPGTEGTAWEWGGCGDDVQFGYEKSQQFMDAKSKKGKNDIRALIDLHNNEAGRLAVRSYMRTECKCHGLSGSCTLRTCWRKMPHFREVGDRLLERFNGAFKVMGGNDGKTLIPVGDNIKPPDKQDLIYSADSPDFCSANRKTGSLGTRGRVCNSTAMDTSGCDLLCCGRGHRDETVVLEENCLCRFHWCCVVQCRKCSVRQELSLCV